From Pseudomonas sp. FP2335, the proteins below share one genomic window:
- a CDS encoding sigma-70 family RNA polymerase sigma factor: MSPPSHMAAVQHIYEQHHSWLHGWLKGKLHNACDAADVAHDTFVRILGGRHAAQILEPRDYLATIARGLVIDRYRRHAIEQAYKQSLAERPETFAISEEDKAIIIETLVAVDKALSGLGERARRIFMLSQIQGLTYQQIADQLQVSLTTVKKHMIRALTECALIMASL; encoded by the coding sequence ATGTCCCCTCCTTCACACATGGCCGCCGTCCAACACATCTACGAGCAGCACCACTCGTGGTTGCATGGATGGCTCAAAGGCAAATTGCATAACGCCTGCGATGCGGCCGACGTGGCACACGATACGTTCGTGCGTATTCTGGGTGGACGGCATGCGGCACAGATCCTGGAGCCGAGAGACTATCTGGCGACCATCGCACGGGGCTTGGTGATCGATCGTTATCGCCGCCACGCCATCGAACAGGCCTACAAACAAAGCCTGGCCGAACGCCCTGAAACCTTCGCAATCAGTGAAGAAGACAAGGCAATCATCATCGAAACCCTGGTGGCTGTGGATAAAGCCCTGTCTGGCCTGGGGGAGCGAGCACGTCGGATTTTCATGCTGTCACAAATACAGGGCCTGACTTATCAACAGATCGCCGATCAACTGCAGGTTTCCCTGACCACTGTGAAAAAGCACATGATCCGTGCGCTGACCGAGTGCGCGCTGATCATGGCCAGCCTCTGA
- the rsmG gene encoding 16S rRNA (guanine(527)-N(7))-methyltransferase RsmG gives MSSSVTSQHAEELSTGARQLGVDLTPAQHELLLGYLALLIKWNKAYNLTAVRDPDEMVSRHLLDSLSVMPFIENGRWLDVGSGGGMPGIPLAILFPESQVTCLDSNGKKTRFLTQVKLELKLDNLQVIHSRVEAFTPEQPFNGIVSRAFSSMDNFSNWTRHLGDRDTRWLAMKGVHPSDELLALPADFHLDSEHALAVPGCQGQRHLLILRRTA, from the coding sequence TTGAGTTCGTCTGTCACCTCGCAACATGCCGAAGAGTTATCCACAGGTGCGCGCCAGTTGGGTGTCGACCTGACCCCGGCCCAGCACGAATTGCTGTTGGGCTACCTGGCCCTGTTGATCAAATGGAACAAGGCTTACAACCTGACCGCAGTGCGCGATCCGGACGAAATGGTTTCGCGTCATTTGCTCGACAGCTTGAGTGTGATGCCGTTTATCGAAAACGGCCGCTGGCTCGACGTCGGCAGTGGCGGCGGCATGCCGGGCATTCCCCTGGCCATCCTGTTTCCCGAGTCGCAAGTGACCTGCCTGGACAGCAACGGCAAGAAAACCCGCTTCCTGACCCAGGTCAAACTCGAACTCAAGCTGGATAACCTGCAAGTTATCCACAGTCGCGTCGAAGCCTTCACGCCTGAACAGCCTTTCAACGGAATTGTTTCCCGGGCCTTCAGCAGCATGGACAACTTCAGCAACTGGACTCGCCACCTGGGCGACCGTGACACCCGCTGGCTGGCAATGAAGGGCGTCCATCCAAGCGACGAGCTGTTAGCATTGCCGGCAGACTTCCACCTCGATAGCGAACACGCCTTGGCCGTACCCGGTTGCCAAGGCCAACGCCATCTGCTGATACTGCGCCGCACGGCATGA
- the mnmG gene encoding tRNA uridine-5-carboxymethylaminomethyl(34) synthesis enzyme MnmG, which yields MDFPSRFEVIVIGGGHAGTEAALASARMGVKTLLLTHNVETLGAMSCNPAIGGIGKSHLVKEIDALGGVMAMATDKGGIQFRVLNSRKGPAVRATRAQADRILYKAAVRETLENQANLWIFQQAADDLIVEQDQVRGVVTQMGLRFFAESVVLTTGTFLGGLIHIGMQNYSGGRAGDPPSIALAKRLRELPLRVGRLKTGTPPRIDGRSVDFSVMTEQAGDTPIPVMSFMGSKEQHPKQVSCWITHTNARTHEIIAANLDRSPMYSGVIEGIGPRYCPSIEDKIHRFADKESHQVFIEPEGLTTHELYPNGISTSLPFDVQIQIVQSIRGMENAHIVRPGYAIEYDYFDPRDLKYSLETKVIGGLFFAGQINGTTGYEEAGAQGLLAGTNAALRAQGKDSWCPRRDEAYIGVLVDDLITLGTQEPYRMFTSRAEYRLILREDNADLRLTEKGRELGLVDDARWEAFCKKRESIALEEQRLKSTWVRPGTEQGDAIAEKFGTPLTHEYNLLNLLSRPEIDYAGLVEVTGGGAEDPQVAEQVEIKTKYAGYIDRQQDEIARLRASEDTKLPVDIDYTGISGLSKEIQSKLGITRPETLGQASRIPGVTPAAISLLMIHLKKRGAGRQLEQSA from the coding sequence GTGGATTTCCCTTCCCGTTTTGAAGTGATCGTCATCGGCGGCGGTCATGCCGGTACCGAGGCAGCACTGGCGTCAGCACGTATGGGCGTAAAAACCCTGTTGCTTACGCACAACGTGGAAACCCTCGGTGCCATGAGTTGCAACCCCGCCATTGGCGGGATCGGCAAAAGCCACTTGGTCAAAGAAATCGACGCCCTCGGCGGCGTGATGGCCATGGCTACCGACAAGGGTGGTATTCAATTTCGCGTGCTCAACAGCCGCAAAGGCCCGGCCGTGCGTGCTACCCGGGCACAAGCCGACCGCATCCTGTACAAGGCGGCCGTGCGCGAAACCCTGGAGAACCAGGCGAACCTGTGGATATTTCAACAGGCCGCGGACGACCTGATCGTCGAGCAGGACCAAGTGCGCGGTGTTGTCACCCAGATGGGCCTACGTTTCTTCGCAGAATCCGTGGTGTTGACCACTGGTACGTTCCTGGGCGGACTTATCCACATCGGTATGCAGAACTATTCCGGTGGTCGCGCCGGTGATCCGCCGTCGATTGCCCTGGCAAAACGCCTGCGTGAATTGCCGCTGCGTGTCGGTCGCCTGAAAACCGGGACCCCGCCGCGTATCGACGGGCGTTCTGTGGATTTCTCGGTGATGACCGAACAAGCCGGTGATACGCCGATACCTGTGATGTCGTTCATGGGCTCCAAAGAGCAGCATCCGAAACAGGTGAGCTGCTGGATTACCCATACCAATGCCCGTACCCACGAAATCATTGCTGCGAACCTCGACCGTTCGCCGATGTATTCCGGGGTGATCGAAGGCATCGGCCCGCGTTATTGCCCGTCGATCGAAGACAAGATCCACCGCTTTGCCGACAAGGAAAGCCATCAGGTCTTCATCGAGCCCGAAGGTTTGACTACCCACGAGCTTTACCCGAACGGCATTTCCACTTCGCTGCCTTTCGACGTGCAGATCCAGATCGTGCAATCGATTCGCGGCATGGAAAACGCACACATCGTGCGTCCGGGCTACGCCATCGAGTACGACTACTTCGACCCGCGTGACCTCAAGTACAGCCTCGAAACCAAAGTCATCGGCGGCCTGTTCTTCGCCGGCCAAATCAACGGCACCACCGGTTACGAAGAAGCCGGCGCCCAGGGTTTGCTGGCCGGAACCAACGCTGCGCTGCGCGCGCAGGGCAAAGACAGCTGGTGCCCGCGTCGCGATGAGGCATACATCGGCGTGCTGGTTGACGACCTGATTACCCTCGGTACCCAGGAACCGTACCGGATGTTCACGTCCCGGGCGGAATACCGTCTGATCCTGCGCGAAGACAACGCCGACCTGCGCCTGACCGAAAAAGGTCGCGAGCTGGGCCTGGTCGATGACGCGCGTTGGGAAGCCTTCTGCAAAAAACGCGAAAGCATTGCGCTGGAAGAACAGCGTCTGAAAAGTACCTGGGTTCGCCCGGGTACCGAGCAGGGCGACGCAATTGCCGAAAAATTCGGCACGCCGCTGACCCACGAGTACAACCTGCTGAACCTGCTTTCCCGTCCGGAAATCGACTACGCTGGTCTGGTCGAAGTGACGGGCGGTGGCGCAGAAGATCCACAGGTCGCCGAGCAAGTCGAGATCAAGACCAAATACGCCGGTTACATTGACCGTCAGCAGGACGAAATCGCTCGTCTGCGCGCCAGCGAAGATACCAAGCTGCCTGTGGACATCGACTACACCGGGATTTCCGGGCTGTCGAAAGAAATCCAAAGCAAGCTGGGGATAACTCGCCCGGAAACCCTGGGCCAGGCTTCGCGTATCCCCGGTGTGACCCCGGCAGCCATTTCGCTGTTGATGATTCATTTGAAAAAACGCGGCGCGGGCCGTCAGTTGGAGCAAAGCGCTTGA